The following nucleotide sequence is from Leptolyngbya subtilissima AS-A7.
GCGGGTCGCTGGGTGCGACAGTACTGCACTAGGGCAATGAAGATGACTATTCCCGCAAAGTATTTGAACTCGTTGGGAATCCAGGTTTGGGGGGAGAAAAACCCTTCAATCAACCCCGCAATCACCAGCATGGGGATAATGCCATAGAGCAGCTGAGCGGCCTGTAGACCATACAGTTTCAGCGCGTCGATGCGGCGGTAGGGGCCGGGCAGCAGAATGCCTCGGGCCAGCAGCAGCCCGCCCCCTCCAGCAATAAAAATGGCCGGTAGCTCCAGCGCCCCATGGGGAAATACAAAGGCCCACAAATCGTAGGCCAGGTTGGCCTGGGCCACCAGCACCCCAACGCAGCCAATCATCAGCCCGTTGAACACCAACACAAACACCGTAAACGCTCCGGGCGGCGTAACCAAAGGCACCTTGGGCATGAACATGGTGACGCCCCCCACCAGCGCACGCAAGGAAACCCCAATGTTGTTGATCATGATGCCGCTCGAGGCAATGGGCTCAACTCCCATGATCGAAACCGTCCACAACTCCTGGCTGGTTTTGACCTCTTCAACAAACTCTTGACCCAGCACTAGCGTGAGAAAGGCGGGGTCTTGCCAGGCAAACCACCAGCCCACCAGCCCACCGATCGCAAACAGTCCCGTAGCCACGGCAATGTAGGCCCAACTTCGCTGCACTACCGCCGGAAAGCCATAGCGGCAGAAGTCCCAAAGCGCTTGCCACTCTTGGCGGCGGGAGCCCTGATAAATTTGGCTATAGCTGCGACTGGTGAGCCGCTGCAAATCCTTAATGACGGCCTGACCCACACCATGCCCCTTGGCCCGAGCCAAATCTGCCGAGACTGATCGATAGAGGCTGGCCATCTGCCGCACCTCGACGGCAGAGAGCGACCTAAGCCCGCTTTTCTCGGCCTGGGTGAGCAGGGTTTCGAGCTGTCGCCAGCTCGCTTCTCGCCGGGCCATCCAACGCTGAATATTCATGAAGCAAAGCCAGAAAAACGGGCATTCTACAAAGAAGTGTAGGCTAACCTCGAAATGAACGCACACCGTTGTAAAACTCCTAGGAGACGGAGCCGATGACCCCATTCGCACAGCAGGGTAGCCATCTCGGCCCCCTCAATCCCGGTGATGTAGTGAGCGCGGCGCTGCGGCTCTGCAAAGACCGATTCAAAACGTTTTGTCAGTTGGCAGCGCTGGCCACCCTGTGGCTTGTGGGTGGGATCTTTGGCATGGGTCTGACGATCGCCATTTTGGCCGGCATCGGCTATGGGGCTGGCGGTGAGGCGGGGGCTGTGATTGGCGGCCTAGTAGGATCACTGCTGGGGTTTGCACCATTGCTTTACGGCTCTGCTAAGTACTACGCGCTCTCCAGCGTTATCGGCAGGCTGTCGTTTCGAGAGCTGATCAGCCAGCCCGAAACCGCCTTAGATGCTAGGCGCGCAGTGGCTCCTCGTTTGGGGCAGTTCTTATTTCTGGGCTTCTTGCTGCTGCTGGCCTATATGGCCGCTTACCTGGCGGGGACACTGCTGGCGCTGATTGCCGGAGGTAGCATCGGATTGTTGACGGCAGGCATTTTATCGGCGCTGATCAATGAATCGGTCGGCGGTGTGATGGGCATTTCCTTGGGGGTGCTGATCGGCTTTGGTGTTTTGCTCATAGCGCTGATCTGGATAGCCTCGCGGCTATTTATTTCTGAGGTAGTGCTAGCCATTGAGCCTCAATGCGATGCTGGCGGCAGCCTGAGCCGCAGTTGGGAACTCACCAAAGATTCAATCGTGCGTATTCAAGTGGTGTTTCTGGCGACGTTTTTAATTCAGCTGCCCATTTTGGCTGTGACTAACTATATCCCCAGCATTTTGCTGGAGCTGATGCCCGTCAATGACGCAGTCTATGGCATTACCGCTATGCTCAGCCTGGTTCTGAGTATAGCGGGCAGCTTGGTGGTGCTACCCCTGTGGCAGGCGGTTAAAGGCGTGCTCTACTACGACCTGCGTAGCCGCCGAGAGGGGCTAGATCTCTCCCTGCGCCACGATGACGGCTTGGGTTCTAATGAGGGGATGTAGACGCGCAGCGGCTTCCCAACGGGTGAGGATGGGGAGTGGATGAATTCAAAATTGAGAATTCAAGACTTTTAACTTTGAATTTACTTTCCTCACCTCCCACCCCCTCACCCATCTACCCCTCCACCCCTCCATGCCCCTCTTCAACACCGTCACCATTCGCACCCCCGAGAGCGTTGAACTGGAGTTCGTGCTGGCGGGAGTGGGCAGTCGGGCCGTGGCACTCACCCTCGACTACCTCTGCTTGGGGGCAGGACTAACGGGGCTAGCCGTGGTCTACAGCTTTTTGCTGGTGCGGCTGCTGGCAATGGATACGCTGCTGACGATTCCGAGCGAGACCGTGCAGCTATGGATCACCGCGATCGCAGCGGTCCTCGCCTTTGCCCTTTACGTCGGCTACTTTGCCCTGTTCGAAACCTGGTGGTACGGCCAAACCCCCGGCAAGCGCTATGCCAAAATTCGGGTCATTCGTGACGATGGCCAGCCCGAGCGATTGCCCCAGGCTACCCTGCGATCGCTGCTGCGCCCCATCGACGATATTCTCTTTGTCGGCTTCTTTTGCGTGTTGCTGAGCAAAACTGAGAAGCGAGTAGGCGACTGGCTGGCCGGCACTCTGGTCGTGCAGACCGACCCCGTGAGCAGTGGCGAGATTCAAGTGTCCGAGCGATCGCAGGCGATCGGCAAAGACCTGCTGGCCCTGATAGATATCACCCGTCTCTCCCCCGACGACTTTGCCACCGTGCGCGAGTTCCTGCAGCGACGACAGGCCATGAGCTCCAAGGCCAAAATCCTAGTCAGCGACCAGCTAGCCCGCCGCTTTAGAGATCAACTCGGTCTTGAGACTCTGCCAACTGAGATGACTGCCGACACCTTTTTAGAAGCCCTCTACTCTGCCTACCAACAAGGAAAGTGAAGGAGTTAGGCGTAGCGTGTAAGGCTGAGGAATATACCCCTACTCCCTACCCATCTACCCTCTACCCTCCCACTCCCCACACCTCTTCCCAATCCTTAGAAGCACCTTAAAGCTTAAGAAGCCCTGACAAAGTGGCTGTTATCATTCCCGGAAGACAACTTGTCAGTCATCTACCTCCGGGCTAGGTCATGTTCTTCGACCCCATTTACATCCTGCTGGTTGCTATCCCTACAGCCATCCTCACCTTTTGGGCGCAGAGCAAGGTCAAAGGTACCTATCGCAAATATTCCCAAGTGCATTCCACCATGGGGATGACGGGAGCCCAAGTGGCTCAAACCATTCTGGTCAAAAAGGGCGTGCGCGATATCAAGGTTGAGCCTGTGGCTGGTGAACTCACCGATCACTACGATCCCCGCACCAAGGCCGTATGCCTTTCCGAAGGCATCTACGGGTCGGGTTCCTTAGCAGCGGCGGCGGTGGCGGCCCACGAGTGCGGCCATGTGCTGCAAGACGTGGAGGGCTATAAGTTTATGAACCTGCGGGCTGCCCTCGTGCCGGTGGTTAACCTAGGCTCTCGCATGGGGCCAATATTGATTATGGCGGGGCTGATTTTTAACATTCTCAATTTGGCCTGGCTAGGGGTAATTTTCTTTGCGACGGTGCTGTTGTTTCACATCGTTACCCTGCCGGTAGAGTTTGACGCTTCGCGTCGTGCCCTGCGGTTGGTCGATGAGTTGGGCATTCTTCAGGGTGAAGAGAATAAAGGGGCGAGAGCCGTGCTCGGTGCCGCCGCTCTGACT
It contains:
- a CDS encoding stage II sporulation protein M, which codes for MNIQRWMARREASWRQLETLLTQAEKSGLRSLSAVEVRQMASLYRSVSADLARAKGHGVGQAVIKDLQRLTSRSYSQIYQGSRRQEWQALWDFCRYGFPAVVQRSWAYIAVATGLFAIGGLVGWWFAWQDPAFLTLVLGQEFVEEVKTSQELWTVSIMGVEPIASSGIMINNIGVSLRALVGGVTMFMPKVPLVTPPGAFTVFVLVFNGLMIGCVGVLVAQANLAYDLWAFVFPHGALELPAIFIAGGGGLLLARGILLPGPYRRIDALKLYGLQAAQLLYGIIPMLVIAGLIEGFFSPQTWIPNEFKYFAGIVIFIALVQYCRTQRPAAE
- a CDS encoding RDD family protein; the protein is MPLFNTVTIRTPESVELEFVLAGVGSRAVALTLDYLCLGAGLTGLAVVYSFLLVRLLAMDTLLTIPSETVQLWITAIAAVLAFALYVGYFALFETWWYGQTPGKRYAKIRVIRDDGQPERLPQATLRSLLRPIDDILFVGFFCVLLSKTEKRVGDWLAGTLVVQTDPVSSGEIQVSERSQAIGKDLLALIDITRLSPDDFATVREFLQRRQAMSSKAKILVSDQLARRFRDQLGLETLPTEMTADTFLEALYSAYQQGK
- a CDS encoding zinc metallopeptidase codes for the protein MFFDPIYILLVAIPTAILTFWAQSKVKGTYRKYSQVHSTMGMTGAQVAQTILVKKGVRDIKVEPVAGELTDHYDPRTKAVCLSEGIYGSGSLAAAAVAAHECGHVLQDVEGYKFMNLRAALVPVVNLGSRMGPILIMAGLIFNILNLAWLGVIFFATVLLFHIVTLPVEFDASRRALRLVDELGILQGEENKGARAVLGAAALTYVATAFTAFLNLLYYIILINRRR